The following are encoded in a window of Acidobacteriota bacterium genomic DNA:
- a CDS encoding tetratricopeptide repeat protein: MRALKVVRQHFRNYHLKSGVYHFHRGEHGPAADFLTRAIEQDEEISAADRRAALYYLVQTRIGAAESFAARGELERAAEEYRRALAVMPDYPDVHFRLARTLRRLDRLEESLAHLRRALELNPAFVDASVELGMALLESGDLPAAREAFEAAERMRAGRAAEGLARARRALEEGRVDLARDLYKDVFATDRSSFRQALEAALAHLRAERWEEAAERLQEAAEIFPRYADVQNYLGVALAEAGRLEPAIEAFERSVEIHPDYLTGWLNLAYAAAAAGRTERAREALAEVLRREPDNGPATHLAETLRERDADRGRAGGAAPGR, translated from the coding sequence ATGCGCGCGCTCAAGGTCGTTCGCCAGCACTTCCGCAACTACCACCTCAAGTCGGGCGTGTATCACTTCCACCGCGGCGAGCACGGCCCGGCCGCCGATTTCCTTACGCGCGCGATCGAGCAGGACGAAGAGATCAGCGCAGCGGACCGGCGAGCCGCACTCTACTACCTCGTGCAGACTCGCATCGGCGCCGCCGAATCCTTCGCCGCACGGGGGGAACTCGAAAGGGCCGCCGAGGAGTACCGGCGCGCGCTCGCGGTCATGCCGGACTACCCGGACGTGCACTTCCGCCTGGCGCGCACCTTGCGGCGCCTCGACCGGCTGGAGGAGAGTCTCGCTCATCTGCGGCGCGCGCTGGAACTGAACCCCGCGTTCGTCGACGCCTCGGTCGAACTCGGCATGGCGCTGCTGGAAAGCGGCGATCTCCCGGCAGCGCGGGAGGCCTTCGAGGCGGCGGAGCGGATGCGGGCCGGGCGGGCGGCCGAGGGTCTGGCCCGGGCGCGCCGGGCGCTCGAGGAGGGGCGGGTCGATCTGGCGCGCGACCTGTACAAGGACGTGTTCGCCACCGACCGGTCGTCGTTTCGCCAGGCGCTCGAGGCGGCGCTCGCCCACCTGCGGGCCGAACGCTGGGAGGAAGCGGCAGAGCGCCTCCAGGAGGCGGCGGAGATCTTCCCGCGCTACGCGGACGTCCAGAACTATCTCGGGGTCGCCCTCGCCGAGGCGGGACGACTCGAGCCGGCGATCGAGGCGTTCGAGCGCTCGGTGGAGATCCACCCCGACTACCTGACCGGCTGGCTCAACCTCGCCTACGCGGCCGCGGCCGCCGGGCGGACGGAGAGGGCGCGGGAGGCGCTGGCCGAAGTGCTCCGGCGCGAGCCGGACAACGGCCCGGCCACCCACCTCGCCGAGACGCTCCGCGAGCGGGATGCGGACCGAGGCCGCGCCGGCGGTGCGGCACCGGGACGATGA
- a CDS encoding Stp1/IreP family PP2C-type Ser/Thr phosphatase produces MTLRAAGRTDRGRVRPHNEDSLLVDPKRAVAAVADGMGGHAAGEVASRLAVEALDETLTEAPRDADAVPELLRRAVAEANRRIAETIREHPEYHGMGTTLVAAVWAGDRLFVAHVGDSRAYLIRDGRIRQLTTDHSFVNELVRLGMISREQAARDPRRNVVTRALGSGPVVVPDVIEERILPGDTILLCSDGLSSMLDDARILETVRRAQGDLERGCADLIAAANEAGGEDNVTVVLASPAPQAPPPADAAETGPITEGA; encoded by the coding sequence ATGACGCTCCGGGCAGCGGGACGGACCGACCGCGGCCGCGTCCGGCCGCACAACGAGGACTCGCTCCTGGTGGACCCGAAGCGGGCCGTGGCCGCGGTGGCGGACGGGATGGGCGGCCACGCGGCCGGCGAGGTCGCCTCCCGCCTCGCGGTCGAGGCTCTCGACGAGACGCTCACCGAGGCCCCGCGGGACGCCGACGCGGTGCCCGAGCTGCTGCGGCGTGCGGTGGCGGAGGCGAACCGGAGGATCGCCGAGACGATCCGCGAGCACCCCGAGTACCACGGCATGGGAACGACGCTCGTCGCCGCGGTCTGGGCGGGCGACCGCCTCTTCGTGGCCCACGTGGGGGACTCCCGCGCCTATCTGATCCGGGACGGGAGGATCCGGCAGCTCACGACCGACCACTCGTTCGTCAACGAACTCGTTCGCCTCGGGATGATCTCCCGCGAACAGGCCGCCCGGGATCCGCGCCGCAACGTCGTGACGCGGGCGCTGGGCAGCGGCCCGGTGGTGGTTCCCGACGTGATCGAGGAACGCATCCTCCCCGGCGACACCATCCTTCTCTGTTCCGACGGGCTGAGCAGCATGCTCGACGACGCCCGCATCCTCGAGACGGTCCGCCGGGCGCAGGGGGATCTGGAGCGCGGCTGCGCCGACCTGATCGCCGCTGCGAACGAGGCCGGCGGCGAGGACAACGTCACCGTCGTCCTGGCCAGCCCGGCCCCGCAGGCGCCGCCGCCCGCCGACGCGGCGGAGACCGGCCCGATCACGGAGGGGGCCTGA